A genomic segment from Triticum dicoccoides isolate Atlit2015 ecotype Zavitan chromosome 1A, WEW_v2.0, whole genome shotgun sequence encodes:
- the LOC119356541 gene encoding uncharacterized protein LOC119356541 — protein sequence MAALRVAARRLVGGGQTPAVAVDKAQRRLFPRLSQVHRVRSTTSSAAAAAKGCDCEDREKLLREIHNMREELYDKVSHAERTYDIPGRAGKHISQLREELAVQVDPRPGDSTCLYVLMSMAAGKIVELDPDEKQWIQKKRGEARKQSETK from the exons ATGGCGGCGCTTCGAGTCGCGGCGAGGAGGCTCGTCGGCGGTGGCCAGACGCCGGCGGTGGCTGTGGACAAGGCGCAACGCCGGCTCTTCCCGAGGCTGTCCCAGGTCCACCGGGTTAGGTCCACCACATCCTCCGCTGCTGCGGCGGCCAAG GGCTGTGATTGTGAAGATCGGGAGAAACTCCTGAGAGAGATCCATAACATGAGAGAGGAGCTGTACGATAAGGTTTCGCACGCGGAAAGGACCTACGATATCCCTGGCAGGGCAGGCAAACATATCAGTCAGCTGCGCGAGGAGCTCGCCGTGCAAGTGGATCCTAGACCCGGGGACAGCACATG CTTGTATGTGCTCATGAGCATGGCCGCTGGTAAGATCGTTGAATTGGATCCAGATGAAAAGCAATGGATCCAGAAGAAAAGAGGGGAGGCGCGCAAGCAAAGTGAAACAAAATGA